The following proteins are encoded in a genomic region of Longimicrobium sp.:
- a CDS encoding alanine--glyoxylate aminotransferase family protein, whose translation MFGRFFLPGPTEVRPEVLAAMTRPVIGHRGSEMSRIFAEIDPVLRAVFRTARPVWVSSSSATGLMEASVRNGVRRRALSLVDGAFSKRYRDLVSGCGREVETYDVPLGRCHDPNEVFRLLRAGGFDAVTVVHSETSTGVLDPLPEIAEAVRRAEVETGEEILLLVDGVTSVGGMLVEAEAWELDFLLTGSQKALALPPGLAFGAASERMLRRAETLPGRGQYFDLLEFDRFWRKHQTPNTPAVSLVYALAEQMRRIEAEGVECRAGRHWAMARRCWGWVEERGPALGLSLFAPEGCRSPTVTTISVDGPVPAPEIVKRLKERGWTIGGGYGPLKETTIRIGHMGDHTVDGLDALLAEIEEVLG comes from the coding sequence ATGTTCGGCCGCTTCTTCCTCCCCGGCCCCACCGAGGTCCGCCCCGAGGTCCTGGCGGCGATGACCCGGCCCGTGATCGGGCACCGCGGGAGCGAGATGTCCCGCATCTTCGCCGAGATCGACCCCGTGCTGCGCGCGGTCTTCCGCACCGCGCGCCCGGTCTGGGTCTCCTCCTCTTCCGCCACGGGGCTGATGGAGGCCTCGGTGAGGAACGGCGTGCGCCGGCGCGCGCTCTCGCTGGTCGACGGCGCCTTCAGCAAGCGCTACCGCGACCTGGTCTCCGGCTGCGGGCGCGAGGTGGAGACGTACGACGTGCCGCTGGGCCGCTGCCACGACCCCAACGAGGTCTTCCGCCTCCTGCGCGCCGGGGGCTTCGACGCGGTCACCGTCGTCCACTCCGAGACCTCCACCGGCGTGCTCGACCCGCTCCCGGAGATCGCCGAGGCCGTGCGGCGGGCGGAGGTCGAGACCGGAGAGGAGATCCTCCTCCTGGTAGACGGGGTGACGAGCGTCGGCGGGATGCTGGTGGAGGCGGAGGCGTGGGAGCTCGACTTCCTGCTGACCGGCTCGCAGAAGGCGCTGGCGCTGCCGCCGGGTCTCGCCTTCGGCGCCGCGTCGGAGCGGATGCTGCGGCGCGCGGAGACGCTGCCCGGGCGCGGGCAGTACTTCGACCTGCTGGAGTTCGACCGGTTCTGGCGGAAGCACCAGACGCCCAACACCCCCGCCGTGAGCCTGGTCTACGCCCTCGCCGAGCAGATGCGCCGCATCGAGGCCGAGGGCGTCGAGTGCCGCGCCGGGCGCCACTGGGCGATGGCCCGGCGCTGCTGGGGGTGGGTCGAGGAGCGGGGCCCCGCGCTCGGCCTCTCCCTCTTCGCCCCCGAGGGGTGCCGCTCGCCCACGGTGACGACGATCTCCGTCGACGGCCCGGTGCCGGCGCCGGAGATCGTGAAGCGGCTGAAGGAGCGCGGCTGGACGATCGGGGGCGGCTACGGGCCGCTGAAGGAGACCACCATCCGCATCGGGCACATGGGAGACCACACCGTGGACGGGCTGGACGCGCTGCTGGCGGAGATCGAAGAGGTGCTGGGATGA
- a CDS encoding HAD-IB family phosphatase: MTRGFASVVFDCDSTLARIEGIDELAGPHAAEIAALTEAAMNGTVALEDVYGRRLEVIRPTRERVEALGREYVAALVPDAREVVAALLWLGKTVRVVSGGLRPPVEAVARTLGLGSGDVAAVGIDFAADGAYAGFERASPLARSGGKAAVLGAWTLPRPVLLVGDGATDLEARPAVDAFAAYMGVAWRAPVAAGADVVIASESLAPVLALAATEDDRARLLRSEWAGLLRRGDALPAKSGGSG; encoded by the coding sequence ATGACCCGCGGCTTCGCCTCCGTCGTCTTCGACTGCGACTCCACCCTGGCGCGCATCGAGGGGATCGACGAACTGGCCGGCCCGCACGCCGCCGAGATCGCCGCGCTCACCGAGGCGGCGATGAACGGCACGGTGGCGCTGGAAGACGTCTACGGCCGCCGGCTGGAGGTCATCCGCCCCACGCGCGAGCGGGTGGAGGCGCTGGGGCGCGAGTACGTGGCCGCGCTGGTCCCCGACGCGCGCGAGGTGGTCGCCGCGCTCCTCTGGCTGGGGAAGACGGTGCGCGTGGTCTCCGGCGGCCTGCGCCCGCCCGTCGAGGCCGTCGCCCGCACGCTGGGGCTCGGCTCGGGAGACGTGGCCGCCGTGGGGATCGACTTCGCCGCCGACGGCGCGTACGCCGGCTTCGAGCGCGCCTCGCCGCTGGCGCGCAGCGGGGGCAAGGCGGCGGTGCTCGGCGCCTGGACCCTCCCCCGCCCCGTGCTGCTGGTGGGCGACGGCGCGACGGACCTGGAGGCCCGCCCCGCGGTGGACGCCTTCGCCGCGTACATGGGCGTGGCCTGGCGCGCCCCCGTGGCCGCCGGCGCCGACGTGGTGATCGCGAGCGAGAGCCTGGCCCCCGTCCTGGCCCTCGCCGCCACGGAGGACGATCGCGCGCGCCTCCTCCGGAGCGAGTGGGCCGGCCTCCTGCGCCGCGGCGACGCTCTGCCGGCGAAAAGCGGGGGAAGCGGATGA
- a CDS encoding ATP-binding protein, whose protein sequence is MPEFTAAAPIPGADTLLRELQAAREITHAFLTAATPDEVYRLALERVSPLLGAAFASVYLREGSHVLRLAAAWNWPPEYEDFLGEMRVRVGAGPTGVAVAEDRLVEVADVFADPALADWWEVARELDFAASVSLPLEQGDRPEGAITFYFREPGALAEHDRSLLRLVADQLAATAEKAHLIEDLTRANTLLRAQNVELEARYREAEEARRLKAEFQANVSHELRTPLTAILGYTYLLKEQISGTLTEDQRQEVQKIEDAGNQLLALIDDLLDLTRLQLGRLAPEPETCDAVALLHAAAAGTRPPAGVELKVEAPDASVPVRTDPTLAIRVLRNLVSNACKFTPEGRVELRVRMASGSPWTEEARSGGDARHQVVWEVEDTGIGIAEDDQERIFDEFRQVDGSATRRYGGTGIGLALSRQLARRLGGDVTVRSELGRGSVFRLTLPAGLDRAPDKPEVE, encoded by the coding sequence TTGCCCGAATTTACAGCAGCCGCGCCGATTCCCGGCGCCGACACCCTGCTGCGCGAGCTACAGGCGGCGCGCGAGATCACCCACGCCTTCCTGACCGCCGCCACCCCCGACGAGGTGTATCGCCTTGCGCTGGAGCGCGTTTCCCCGCTCCTGGGGGCGGCCTTCGCCTCGGTGTACCTGCGCGAGGGGTCCCACGTGCTGCGCCTGGCCGCCGCCTGGAACTGGCCCCCCGAGTACGAGGACTTCCTGGGCGAGATGCGCGTGCGCGTGGGCGCCGGCCCCACCGGCGTCGCCGTGGCCGAGGACCGCCTGGTGGAAGTGGCCGACGTCTTCGCCGACCCCGCGCTCGCCGACTGGTGGGAGGTGGCCCGCGAGCTCGACTTCGCCGCCTCGGTCTCCCTCCCCCTGGAGCAGGGGGACCGTCCCGAGGGGGCGATCACCTTCTACTTCCGCGAGCCCGGCGCGCTGGCCGAGCACGACAGGAGCCTCCTGCGCCTGGTGGCCGACCAGCTCGCGGCCACCGCCGAGAAGGCGCACCTGATCGAGGACCTCACCCGCGCCAACACCCTGCTGCGGGCGCAGAACGTGGAGCTGGAGGCGCGCTACCGCGAGGCCGAGGAGGCGCGCCGGCTCAAGGCCGAGTTCCAGGCCAACGTCTCGCACGAGCTGCGCACCCCGCTCACCGCCATCCTGGGCTACACCTACCTGCTCAAGGAGCAGATCTCCGGGACCCTCACCGAAGACCAGCGGCAGGAGGTGCAGAAGATCGAGGACGCCGGCAACCAGCTCCTGGCCCTGATCGACGACCTGCTGGACCTCACCCGCCTGCAGCTCGGCCGCCTGGCCCCCGAGCCGGAGACGTGCGACGCGGTGGCGCTCCTGCACGCGGCGGCCGCGGGCACCCGGCCGCCGGCGGGCGTGGAGCTCAAGGTGGAGGCGCCCGACGCCTCGGTGCCGGTGCGCACCGACCCCACGCTGGCCATCCGCGTGCTGCGCAACCTGGTGTCCAACGCCTGCAAGTTCACCCCCGAGGGCCGGGTGGAGCTCAGGGTGCGCATGGCCAGCGGCTCCCCGTGGACCGAGGAGGCGCGCTCCGGCGGCGACGCGCGCCACCAGGTGGTGTGGGAGGTGGAGGACACGGGGATCGGGATCGCCGAGGACGACCAGGAGCGGATCTTCGACGAGTTCCGCCAGGTGGACGGCTCGGCCACGCGGCGCTACGGCGGCACCGGCATCGGCCTGGCGCTCTCGCGCCAGCTGGCCCGGCGCCTGGGCGGCGACGTCACCGTGCGCTCCGAGCTGGGCAGGGGCTCCGTCTTCCGCCTCACCCTCCCCGCCGGCCTCGACCGCGCGCCCGACAAGCCGGAGGTCGAGTAG
- a CDS encoding HU family DNA-binding protein, with amino-acid sequence MNKSELVQQLASRADLSRAEAARAVDALFSVEDGIIASCLRGGDKVQITGFGSFEAKRREARKGRNPRTGKEINIAPSTSASFRVGKSLKDSFGRGTS; translated from the coding sequence GTGAACAAATCCGAGCTAGTCCAGCAGCTGGCCAGCCGCGCCGACCTGAGCCGGGCCGAGGCCGCCCGCGCCGTCGATGCCCTGTTCTCGGTGGAGGACGGCATCATCGCGTCGTGCCTGCGCGGCGGGGACAAGGTCCAGATCACCGGCTTCGGCAGCTTCGAGGCGAAGCGCCGCGAGGCCCGCAAGGGACGCAACCCCCGCACCGGCAAGGAGATCAACATCGCGCCCTCGACCAGCGCCTCGTTCCGCGTCGGCAAGAGCCTGAAGGACTCCTTCGGCCGCGGCACCAGCTGA
- a CDS encoding Smr/MutS family protein has translation MARGRRPGPGGPAWGSVHPLLDLHGMTGGEARLRAESWLRARQADGVRTVVVVTGRGNRSGGLPVLRGEVGDLLERLAGTVVAAWEAVDGGGGFRVTLRRLEPPPAASGIGAPPRGLDPALVRRAEEALWELGIAPTPALIQAEVRRILAEEGGG, from the coding sequence ATGGCGCGCGGGAGGCGTCCGGGGCCGGGCGGGCCGGCGTGGGGGAGCGTGCACCCCCTGCTGGACCTGCACGGGATGACCGGCGGCGAGGCGCGGCTCAGGGCCGAGAGCTGGCTGCGGGCCCGCCAGGCCGACGGAGTGCGCACCGTGGTGGTGGTCACCGGCCGCGGCAACCGCTCCGGGGGGCTCCCCGTGCTGCGCGGCGAGGTGGGCGACCTGCTGGAGCGCCTCGCCGGCACGGTGGTGGCCGCCTGGGAGGCGGTGGACGGCGGCGGCGGCTTCCGCGTGACGCTCCGCCGCCTGGAGCCGCCCCCGGCCGCCTCCGGCATCGGCGCCCCGCCGCGCGGCCTGGACCCCGCGCTGGTGCGCCGGGCCGAGGAGGCGCTCTGGGAGCTGGGGATCGCCCCCACTCCCGCGCTCATCCAGGCCGAGGTGCGGCGGATCCTGGCCGAGGAGGGCGGCGGGTGA
- a CDS encoding pentapeptide repeat-containing protein, which translates to MGILERAINAVTGKADPAANAAAAHARGLSREEVERRLAGNGDRSLSRLDLTGADLSGMDLEGVDLSGAQLRNVNLTGANLSGANLTSACLCNTDLGRARLANAVLRDASSVRTGALSPMKLEGADLSGADLTGAELTKANLRGATFAGAVLDEAGMGHADLRGARLQGASLRGANLRHAQLDEATFSGAVLDTADLTRATCRGANFSEASLVRANLTGTVLEGADLSGAVLREASLDGVVLRGTTLRGAVFAGADLDGVNLEGADTGGADFAGAHNWRGATAASA; encoded by the coding sequence ATGGGGATCCTGGAACGTGCGATCAACGCGGTCACGGGGAAGGCAGACCCCGCGGCCAACGCCGCCGCCGCCCACGCCCGCGGGTTGAGCCGCGAAGAGGTGGAGCGCCGCCTGGCCGGCAACGGCGACCGCTCGCTCTCCCGGCTCGACCTGACCGGCGCCGACCTTTCCGGGATGGACCTGGAGGGGGTGGACCTGAGCGGCGCGCAGCTGCGCAACGTGAACCTCACGGGCGCCAACCTGAGCGGCGCCAACCTGACCTCGGCGTGCCTCTGCAACACCGACCTCGGCCGCGCCCGGCTGGCCAACGCGGTGCTGCGCGACGCCAGCAGCGTGCGCACCGGGGCGCTGAGCCCGATGAAGCTGGAGGGGGCCGACCTCTCGGGCGCCGACCTCACCGGGGCGGAGCTGACGAAGGCGAACCTGCGCGGCGCCACCTTCGCGGGGGCGGTGCTGGACGAGGCGGGGATGGGCCACGCCGACCTGCGCGGGGCGCGCCTGCAGGGGGCGTCCCTGCGCGGGGCCAACCTGCGCCACGCCCAGCTGGACGAGGCCACCTTCTCGGGCGCCGTCCTGGACACGGCGGACCTGACGCGCGCTACCTGCCGGGGCGCCAACTTCTCGGAGGCCTCGCTGGTGCGCGCGAACCTGACGGGCACGGTGCTGGAGGGCGCCGACCTCTCCGGCGCGGTGCTGCGCGAGGCGTCGCTGGACGGGGTGGTGCTGCGCGGCACCACCCTGCGCGGCGCGGTGTTCGCGGGCGCCGACCTGGACGGGGTGAACCTGGAGGGCGCCGACACCGGGGGCGCCGACTTCGCGGGCGCCCACAACTGGCGCGGCGCGACGGCGGCCTCCGCGTAG
- a CDS encoding methyl-accepting chemotaxis protein, with product MSTTLVRPPLLPEAPDSPDPREGAGRPHAAPHRRRVFFRSIRDRLLWGGLGLVLLIALGAVVSFFTVTNLGRQMDERLGTLRRSTEIGSSLESLILNQIAAGERYLVTPSPQIAQQFSDYGRQAHEQRRQYKDLSDLTPAEQQRVVAVEGLHSAIEVEYALAHAQRDVGDAAGALGRLAAVRPRTQELQREIRAISSAQAEKVAVASAALKKDARNAELILLALAVGAALVAAALILTTIRGITRPLGDLVSAAERLGQGDLRVSLNGGMTGEFAALAGAFSGMAGQLRTIVGETVSTAERISTFASDLSSISEEVAASSGEVATAMVGIASGAESQSAGLTATQEALDEMKARTQEIASASRQVGSLTAEISEVATRSRQEVSTALARLVEIRDVVQASANQVGDLAESSTQIDRFVETITGIARQTNLLALNAAIEAARAGEHGRGFAVVAEEVRKLAEGSARAAQEVAQNVHAIRSRIEGVVGTMGKGQEKVADVEHVSKGADQALEQILAAVDGVRQAAHQVEVAVVRNTAAMEGVERAVAEVSGTSESHAASAQEVSAAAEEQSAATEQMSASSMELLHAAERMRELVSGFQT from the coding sequence ATGAGCACGACCCTGGTCCGGCCGCCACTCCTCCCCGAGGCCCCCGACTCGCCCGACCCCCGCGAGGGGGCCGGGCGGCCGCACGCCGCGCCGCACCGGCGGCGGGTCTTCTTCCGCTCCATCCGCGACCGCCTGCTGTGGGGCGGCCTGGGGCTGGTGCTGCTGATCGCGCTGGGCGCGGTGGTGAGCTTCTTCACCGTGACCAACCTGGGCCGGCAGATGGACGAGCGCCTGGGGACGCTGCGCCGGAGCACCGAGATCGGCAGCTCGCTGGAGTCGCTGATCCTCAACCAGATCGCCGCCGGCGAGCGCTACCTGGTGACCCCCTCGCCGCAGATCGCGCAGCAGTTCTCCGACTACGGGCGGCAGGCGCACGAGCAGCGGCGCCAGTACAAGGACCTGAGCGACCTCACCCCCGCCGAGCAGCAGCGGGTGGTGGCGGTCGAGGGGCTGCACTCGGCCATCGAGGTGGAGTACGCGCTGGCCCACGCCCAGCGCGACGTGGGCGACGCGGCGGGGGCGCTCGGCCGCCTGGCCGCCGTGCGCCCGCGCACCCAGGAGCTGCAGCGCGAGATCCGCGCGATCAGCTCCGCGCAGGCCGAGAAGGTGGCCGTGGCCTCGGCCGCGCTCAAGAAGGACGCGAGGAACGCCGAGCTGATCCTGCTGGCGCTGGCCGTGGGCGCCGCGCTGGTGGCGGCGGCGCTCATCCTCACCACCATCCGCGGCATCACCCGCCCGCTGGGCGACCTGGTGAGCGCCGCCGAGCGGCTGGGGCAGGGCGACCTGCGCGTGAGCCTGAACGGCGGGATGACGGGCGAGTTCGCCGCGCTGGCCGGCGCGTTCAGCGGGATGGCGGGGCAGCTGCGCACCATCGTGGGCGAGACGGTCTCCACCGCCGAGCGCATCTCCACCTTCGCCAGCGACCTCTCCAGCATCAGCGAGGAGGTGGCGGCATCGAGCGGCGAGGTGGCCACCGCCATGGTGGGGATCGCCAGCGGCGCCGAGAGCCAGAGCGCGGGGCTCACGGCCACGCAGGAGGCGCTGGACGAGATGAAGGCGCGCACGCAGGAGATCGCCAGCGCCAGCCGGCAGGTGGGCTCGCTCACCGCCGAGATCTCCGAGGTGGCCACCCGGAGCCGCCAGGAGGTGTCGACGGCGCTGGCCCGCCTGGTGGAGATCCGCGACGTGGTGCAGGCCTCGGCCAACCAGGTGGGCGACCTGGCCGAGAGCTCCACCCAGATCGACCGCTTCGTGGAGACGATCACGGGGATCGCGCGGCAGACCAACCTGCTGGCGCTGAACGCGGCCATCGAGGCGGCGCGCGCGGGCGAGCACGGCCGCGGCTTCGCGGTGGTCGCCGAGGAGGTGCGCAAGCTGGCCGAGGGGAGCGCGCGCGCCGCCCAGGAGGTCGCGCAGAACGTGCACGCCATCCGCTCGCGCATCGAGGGGGTGGTGGGGACGATGGGGAAGGGGCAGGAGAAGGTGGCCGACGTGGAGCACGTCTCCAAGGGCGCCGACCAGGCGCTGGAGCAGATCCTGGCGGCGGTGGACGGGGTGCGGCAGGCCGCGCACCAGGTGGAGGTGGCGGTGGTGCGCAACACCGCGGCCATGGAGGGGGTGGAGCGGGCGGTGGCCGAGGTGTCGGGCACCTCCGAGAGCCACGCCGCCAGCGCCCAGGAAGTCTCGGCGGCCGCCGAGGAGCAGTCCGCCGCCACCGAGCAGATGTCGGCCTCCAGCATGGAGCTGCTGCATGCCGCCGAGCGCATGCGCGAGCTGGTGAGCGGGTTCCAGACCTGA
- a CDS encoding ABC transporter substrate-binding protein, translating to MLPTHRRAPAPRPHAPVRRALLALAPALLLAACGRGGGGQVVFALAAPLEQDYGASTRRGAELAVREINAAGGIRGDSLRLELRDDGADKNKAIAIAAELLRDPRVVALAGPVNSGTTMASGPLYNGETDELAGLTLPVLATTATSPDVSRLGDWVFRVASSDSANAVELARVARAAAPAVAVLYSNDDYGRGLAAAFRGALLKDGGQVPEIDPYLEDTRDFTPYLKRIQRRGVGMVFVAGLDGSAARIIAQARGIGLAARFIGGDGLEPLKSKGPAYEGTLVGLLYHRDASDPARAFAEAYRRAYNAEADPFAAAAYDAVKLLAAAAGANGPTREGIQRYLRRLGQEGGPEPFVGATGTIRFDDNGDPLQKAFAVGSIQNGTLQLTRANR from the coding sequence ATGCTCCCGACCCACCGCCGCGCCCCTGCGCCGCGGCCCCACGCGCCCGTGCGCCGGGCCCTGCTGGCGCTCGCTCCCGCGCTCCTCCTGGCCGCGTGCGGCCGGGGCGGCGGCGGCCAGGTGGTGTTCGCGCTGGCCGCGCCGCTCGAGCAGGACTACGGCGCCTCCACCCGCCGCGGCGCCGAGCTGGCCGTCCGGGAGATCAACGCCGCCGGCGGCATCCGCGGCGACTCGCTCCGGCTGGAGCTGCGCGACGACGGCGCCGACAAGAACAAGGCCATCGCCATCGCCGCCGAGCTGCTGCGCGACCCCCGGGTGGTGGCGCTCGCCGGGCCGGTGAACTCCGGCACCACCATGGCCAGCGGCCCGCTCTACAACGGCGAGACCGACGAGCTCGCGGGCCTCACCCTCCCCGTGCTTGCCACCACCGCCACCAGCCCCGACGTCTCGCGCCTGGGCGACTGGGTGTTCCGCGTGGCCTCCAGCGACTCGGCCAACGCCGTGGAGCTCGCCCGCGTGGCGCGCGCCGCCGCCCCCGCCGTGGCCGTGCTGTACAGCAACGACGACTACGGCCGCGGCCTGGCCGCCGCCTTCCGCGGCGCGCTGCTCAAGGACGGCGGCCAGGTCCCCGAGATCGACCCCTACCTGGAAGACACCCGGGACTTCACCCCCTACCTCAAGCGCATCCAGCGGCGCGGGGTGGGGATGGTGTTCGTGGCGGGGCTCGACGGCAGCGCGGCGCGCATCATCGCCCAGGCGCGCGGGATCGGGCTGGCCGCGCGCTTCATCGGCGGCGACGGGCTGGAGCCGCTCAAGAGCAAGGGCCCCGCCTACGAGGGCACCCTGGTGGGGCTCCTCTACCACCGCGACGCCAGCGACCCGGCCCGCGCCTTCGCCGAGGCGTACCGGCGCGCGTACAACGCCGAGGCCGACCCCTTCGCGGCGGCCGCCTACGACGCGGTGAAGCTCCTGGCCGCCGCGGCCGGCGCCAACGGCCCCACGCGCGAAGGGATCCAGCGCTACCTGCGGCGCCTGGGGCAGGAGGGCGGCCCCGAGCCGTTCGTGGGCGCCACCGGGACCATCCGCTTCGACGACAACGGCGACCCGCTGCAGAAGGCGTTCGCCGTCGGCAGCATCCAGAACGGGACCCTCCAGCTTACCCGGGCGAACCGATGA